A stretch of DNA from Spirosoma endbachense:
AAAAGCCCTGAATTTTTGGCAAATTCGTCAAGGTTTAATCTAACCTGATCATAAGGGCACCGGATGTAGCTGATGAAAGCGGCCAAATAGTATTGTTACTTCGTAGTAATCATGAATTAAACAAGCACGCTTTGCTGTGTAAATGAAGGATGCTTATTCAGTCTAACGTTAGCTCACTCAATATCACCCCTCAATCCATGAAATTACTTTTCGTCTTTCTGCTCCTGGCATTGCCCGGCCTGCATGCAACGGCTTTGGCCGATATCAATATTCCCATAGAAACACAGCACACCGCTCTGGTGCTCCGGGTGGATACCGCTCAAAATCTGTTGAACATCTATCTAGGAAAACGGCTACAGAACCAGGCCGAATACGCCGGTATACGTGGAAATCCTCGTAATGAGGAGACATACTCCTACATGTTCCAGTCGGCTTACACACCGGCTGGTGGCCGTAACCTGCTGGAGCCAGCCATCCAGGCTTTGCATGCAGATGGCAACCCATCGCTTGATTTAAAATACGTCCGGCACGAAACCAAATCAGCTGGCAGTGGCATCCAGCTAACGACGGTATATCTGAAAGATCCGAAGTATCCGTTTGAGGTGACGCTTTACTATAAGGCTTACATCAATGAAGATGTGATTGAGCAATGGTCTTTGATTCACCATTCCGAAAAAACGGCGGTCCGACTGCACAAGTACGCGTCGGCCAACCTCTACATTCCTGCCAAAGACTACTATCTGACTCACTTCCACGGCGACTGGGCCCAGGAAATGCGCCCTGATGAAACTCCTTTAGCGGCTGGTATGACCATTCTGGATAGTAAGCTGGGTACGCGGGCTGATTTATTCCAGCCTCCTTCCTTCCTACTCTCACTCAACAAACCGGCAAATGAGGAAACCGGCGAAGTGATTGCTGGCACACTGGCTTGGTCGGGTAACTTTCAGCTGGCCTTCGAGGTCGATCCATTGCATCATCTGCGGGTCATTGCGGGTATAAATCCGTATGCATCCGACTATTTACTTCCACCCGGCCGTGAGTTTGTGACGCCTGCCCTGTTGTACACATACTCAAGTCAAGGTAAGGGACTGGCCAGCCGTAATATGCATAACTGGGCCAGAAAATACCGTATTCCCCAGGGCCAGGGTACGCGATTAACGCTGCTCAACAACTGGGAAGCCACGCAATTTGATTTCAATGAGGACGTATTAACAGCGCTGTTCAAAGATGCCAAGAAACTGGGCGTTGATCTGTTTCTGCTGGATGATGGCTGGTTTGCGAACAAATACCCTCGCAACAACGACCGCGCCGGGCTGGGCGACTGGCAGGAGAACGTCAAAAAGCTGCCGCACGGTCTTGGCTACCTTGTAAAAGAAGCCGAGCAAG
This window harbors:
- a CDS encoding alpha-galactosidase, translated to MKLLFVFLLLALPGLHATALADINIPIETQHTALVLRVDTAQNLLNIYLGKRLQNQAEYAGIRGNPRNEETYSYMFQSAYTPAGGRNLLEPAIQALHADGNPSLDLKYVRHETKSAGSGIQLTTVYLKDPKYPFEVTLYYKAYINEDVIEQWSLIHHSEKTAVRLHKYASANLYIPAKDYYLTHFHGDWAQEMRPDETPLAAGMTILDSKLGTRADLFQPPSFLLSLNKPANEETGEVIAGTLAWSGNFQLAFEVDPLHHLRVIAGINPYASDYLLPPGREFVTPALLYTYSSQGKGLASRNMHNWARKYRIPQGQGTRLTLLNNWEATQFDFNEDVLTALFKDAKKLGVDLFLLDDGWFANKYPRNNDRAGLGDWQENVKKLPHGLGYLVKEAEQAGVRFGVWLEPEMVSPKSELYEKHSDWVIKAPNRQQSVFRNQQVLDLSNPQVQEFVYGIVNDLLTKNPTLAYIKWDCNAAIYNAYSATSANQSQLYVDYVQGLYKVLARIRTKYPTIPMMLCSGGGGRVDYGGLQYFTEFWPSDNTDPLERIFMQWDYSYFYPAIATCNHITDWGRQPLKFRTDVAMMGKMGYDIVVSKLSENDLQFSQQTLKTYERVHDVIWQGDLFRLQSPHTSDVASLMFVNPAQDKAMWFNYLVGNRYKSGTVEPIRLSGLNPAKRYTLQEVNIYPGSRSFINANTATYSGDYLMTVGFNPQVSANRASVVLELTEAK